A window of the Thalassospira indica genome harbors these coding sequences:
- a CDS encoding DNA-3-methyladenine glycosylase I: MSKTTIGTDGKCRCAWCDAAPEFNAYHDTEWGFPVTDDIRLFEKICLEGFQSGLSWRTILTKRENFRKAFAGFDFHKVAQFDDADVKRLLGDAGIIRHRGKIEASINNAKRACEMVAEEGSLAAYFWRFEPKPDEVDPPQSMSTSPTSVALSKDLKKRGWKFVGPTTVFAFMQAMGLINDHAQGCFLRQQIDDMRASLVRPS; the protein is encoded by the coding sequence ATGAGCAAAACAACAATCGGAACGGATGGAAAATGCCGGTGTGCCTGGTGTGACGCGGCGCCGGAATTTAACGCCTATCACGACACAGAATGGGGTTTTCCGGTGACCGACGACATCCGGCTGTTTGAGAAAATCTGTCTTGAAGGGTTTCAGTCGGGATTAAGCTGGCGCACGATCCTGACCAAGCGCGAGAATTTCCGCAAAGCCTTTGCCGGTTTCGATTTTCACAAGGTTGCCCAGTTTGATGATGCGGATGTCAAACGTTTGCTTGGTGATGCCGGGATCATCCGGCATCGCGGCAAGATCGAGGCATCGATCAACAATGCCAAACGGGCCTGCGAAATGGTGGCCGAGGAAGGATCACTTGCCGCCTATTTCTGGCGGTTTGAACCGAAACCGGATGAGGTGGATCCGCCACAGTCGATGTCAACTTCGCCGACGTCGGTGGCACTTTCCAAGGATCTCAAAAAACGCGGATGGAAGTTCGTCGGGCCGACCACGGTGTTTGCGTTCATGCAGGCGATGGGCCTGATCAATGATCACGCGCAAGGCTGCTTTTTGCGCCAACAGATTGACGACATGCGTGCGTCATTGGTCCGCCCAAGCTGA
- a CDS encoding YciI family protein: MFAIFLKFAENRPKAAEFMDAHKAWIKQGFDDGVFLMVGSLQPNMGGAVLAHGVSRDEIETRVNADPFVVEGIVSAEILEISPARADQRLDFLMA, from the coding sequence ATGTTTGCGATCTTTTTGAAATTTGCCGAAAACCGCCCAAAGGCCGCGGAATTCATGGACGCGCACAAAGCGTGGATCAAGCAGGGCTTTGATGATGGTGTGTTTCTGATGGTCGGTAGCCTGCAACCCAACATGGGCGGTGCGGTTCTGGCCCATGGTGTGTCGCGCGATGAGATTGAAACCCGCGTGAATGCCGATCCGTTCGTTGTCGAAGGGATCGTTAGCGCCGAGATTTTGGAAATCTCGCCCGCGCGTGCCGATCAACGTCTTGATTTCCTGATGGCCTGA
- a CDS encoding TetR/AcrR family transcriptional regulator, with amino-acid sequence MASETRDRIVEAADLLFYQHGFEATSFADIAATVGISRGNFYHHFKSKDDILDGVINRRLASTKQMLDRWEISGSDPAERIRSFIHILIVNGEKIRKYGCPVGTLSSELAKLNHAAKSDAAALFTLFRSWLCRQFEQLGFGDRSDELAMHILGRSQGVATLANAFDDDRFLHHEVELMCTWLDDQIADLARKNNPDRE; translated from the coding sequence ATGGCATCAGAAACACGAGACCGGATTGTCGAGGCAGCGGACCTTCTATTTTACCAGCACGGGTTCGAGGCAACATCGTTTGCCGATATCGCAGCCACCGTCGGCATATCGCGCGGCAACTTTTATCATCACTTCAAGTCCAAGGACGACATCCTTGATGGTGTGATCAACCGCCGCCTTGCCAGTACCAAGCAGATGCTGGATCGCTGGGAAATTTCCGGATCAGACCCGGCGGAGCGTATTCGAAGCTTTATCCATATTCTGATCGTCAATGGCGAGAAAATCCGAAAATACGGCTGCCCGGTGGGTACGTTGTCGTCAGAACTGGCGAAACTGAACCACGCGGCCAAAAGCGATGCCGCTGCGCTGTTCACCCTGTTTCGCAGTTGGTTGTGCCGACAGTTTGAACAGTTGGGCTTTGGAGACCGGTCAGATGAATTGGCCATGCATATCCTTGGTCGTAGCCAGGGTGTGGCGACCCTTGCCAATGCGTTTGATGATGACCGGTTCCTGCATCACGAGGTCGAACTGATGTGCACCTGGCTTGATGATCAGATTGCCGATCTTGCCCGCAAAAATAATCCAGACAGGGAGTAG
- a CDS encoding TrkH family potassium uptake protein: MQTEFSGMQWLPKTEHQTHHMPFVRGDFAVYVPRGASLIDFRPILFIVGILLCTLSIGMFIPALVDLYYGQRDWIVFSAASFVSLFVGGALIMMNRMDNLKINSRQAFILTTLSWLVLTAASALPFAFSDLDMSYTDAFFEAMSGISTTGSTVIVGLDTAPQGILLWRALLQWLGGIGIIVMAIAVMPMLRVGGMQLFRMENSDKSDKAFPRATQIAMGIAMLYLSFTGLWAIMLWWAGMTPFDAIAHSMTTIATGGFSTKDASIGHYDSATIDVIITLGMATGALPFILYLQMLRGQGRALFRDSQVRWFITIAVSIVVGLALWHSETNNVDFLYALRFTSFNIVSVMTGTGYATTDYGLWGPFAVTVFFFVMFIGGCAGSTTCGVKIFRLQVLYEIAKIQLSHMLRPHGVFIAYYNRKPLSEDVTESVLSFFFLFVFCFVVLAAALGAMGLDFITAVSSAGTAIANVGPGLGPIVGPSGNFATLPDGAKWLMSIGMLIGRLEVFTVLVLLFPAFWRD, encoded by the coding sequence ATGCAGACCGAATTTTCGGGTATGCAGTGGCTTCCGAAAACAGAACATCAGACGCACCATATGCCGTTTGTCCGGGGGGATTTCGCGGTGTATGTGCCAAGAGGCGCTTCATTGATCGATTTCCGTCCCATTCTTTTCATCGTCGGCATTTTGCTCTGTACGTTGTCGATTGGCATGTTCATCCCGGCGTTGGTCGACCTTTATTACGGGCAGCGTGACTGGATCGTGTTCTCGGCGGCGTCCTTTGTGTCGCTGTTTGTCGGCGGGGCATTGATCATGATGAATCGCATGGACAATCTCAAGATCAACTCGCGCCAGGCCTTTATCCTGACGACGCTGAGCTGGCTGGTTCTGACGGCGGCATCGGCACTGCCATTTGCCTTTTCCGATCTTGATATGTCCTATACCGACGCGTTTTTCGAAGCGATGTCAGGTATTTCCACCACCGGGTCGACCGTGATTGTCGGCCTTGATACCGCGCCGCAGGGGATCTTGCTGTGGCGGGCACTTTTGCAGTGGCTTGGCGGGATCGGGATTATTGTCATGGCGATTGCCGTCATGCCGATGCTGCGCGTTGGCGGGATGCAGTTGTTCCGCATGGAAAACTCCGACAAATCGGACAAGGCGTTCCCGCGCGCAACCCAGATCGCGATGGGAATCGCGATGCTGTATCTGAGTTTCACGGGGCTGTGGGCGATTATGTTGTGGTGGGCGGGCATGACGCCGTTTGATGCGATTGCGCACTCCATGACAACGATTGCCACCGGCGGCTTTTCGACCAAGGATGCGTCGATCGGGCATTACGATAGTGCGACGATTGATGTGATCATCACGCTTGGCATGGCGACGGGGGCGTTGCCGTTTATTTTGTATCTGCAGATGCTGCGCGGGCAGGGTCGCGCCTTGTTCCGCGACAGTCAGGTGCGCTGGTTCATCACAATTGCGGTTTCGATCGTTGTCGGGCTTGCGCTTTGGCATTCGGAAACAAACAATGTCGATTTCCTGTATGCACTGCGCTTTACGTCATTCAATATTGTGTCGGTTATGACCGGGACTGGTTATGCCACCACCGATTACGGGCTTTGGGGCCCGTTTGCGGTGACGGTGTTCTTCTTTGTCATGTTCATTGGCGGCTGTGCAGGATCTACAACCTGTGGGGTGAAGATCTTCCGCCTTCAGGTTCTGTATGAAATCGCCAAGATCCAGCTTTCGCACATGCTGCGTCCGCATGGCGTTTTCATTGCCTATTACAACCGCAAACCGCTTTCGGAAGATGTCACGGAATCGGTTCTGAGCTTCTTCTTCCTGTTTGTATTCTGCTTTGTGGTTCTGGCCGCAGCACTTGGTGCAATGGGACTTGATTTCATCACCGCAGTGTCGAGTGCCGGGACGGCGATTGCCAATGTCGGCCCGGGCCTTGGTCCGATTGTCGGCCCATCGGGCAATTTCGCAACACTTCCGGACGGGGCAAAGTGGCTAATGTCGATCGGGATGCTTATCGGTCGTCTTGAAGTGTTTACCGTATTGGTTCTGCTGTTCCCGGCCTTCTGGCGCGACTGA
- a CDS encoding sensor domain-containing diguanylate cyclase — protein sequence MWGKKLYFAIILCVLLAVGFLTTSFVSFYVARDSLEEQISESTLPLTSDNIYSEIQRDLLQPIFISSLMAHDTFVRDWALSGENDQERITRYLGEIQSRFGTITSYFISEETRNYYHPTGVIKQVSEDDPADGWYFRARDAKQPYEINIDHDTVDRSRLSIFVNYQVRDYDGNVIGITGVGLAVSSVTNLIETYQARYGRTIYFIDTEGHVTLRGSGFGDAHNLQERPGMRTQATKILTSPGASISYEHGGHTYFVNSRLVPEFGWLLIVEQSDYSSDARLQNTLFINIAISLLITIVVGLVAFLTVRNYQKRLEELASRDKLTGTFNRQVFDMIFDQAVQNAKRQKSVLSVMCFDVDGFKEINDGYGHPGGDAALREVLTMVRQNVQDSDVICRWGGDEFVILFPGKDRKEAMTKARELADSVRNAPVRFGRDHIPVTISAGITEYRDGEDLDTLMARVDNALYTAKASGRDHISLS from the coding sequence GTGTGGGGAAAGAAATTATACTTCGCGATCATTCTGTGCGTTCTGCTGGCGGTCGGGTTTCTGACCACGAGTTTTGTAAGCTTCTATGTCGCCCGGGATTCTCTTGAAGAACAGATTTCCGAAAGCACGCTTCCGCTGACCAGCGACAATATCTATTCCGAGATCCAGCGCGATCTGCTTCAGCCGATCTTCATTTCCTCGTTGATGGCCCATGATACGTTCGTTCGCGACTGGGCGCTTTCTGGCGAAAACGATCAGGAACGGATCACCAGGTATCTGGGCGAAATTCAGTCGCGCTTTGGCACGATCACGTCCTATTTCATCTCCGAAGAAACCCGGAACTATTATCACCCGACCGGCGTGATCAAACAGGTCAGCGAAGATGACCCGGCCGATGGCTGGTATTTCCGCGCCCGTGACGCGAAGCAACCTTACGAGATCAATATCGACCATGACACGGTTGATCGGTCACGCCTGTCGATCTTTGTCAATTATCAGGTGCGTGATTATGACGGCAATGTCATCGGCATTACCGGTGTTGGCCTTGCGGTCAGTTCGGTCACCAATCTGATCGAAACCTATCAGGCACGCTATGGCAGGACGATCTATTTCATCGACACCGAAGGTCATGTCACCCTGCGCGGCAGCGGCTTTGGCGATGCCCACAACCTGCAGGAACGCCCGGGCATGCGTACTCAGGCCACCAAAATTCTGACCTCGCCCGGCGCTTCGATCAGTTACGAACATGGCGGACACACCTATTTCGTCAACAGCCGTCTGGTGCCTGAATTCGGCTGGCTTCTGATTGTTGAACAAAGTGACTATTCATCTGATGCGCGTCTTCAGAACACCCTGTTCATCAATATCGCGATTTCGTTGCTGATCACGATCGTGGTCGGACTGGTCGCCTTCCTGACCGTGCGTAATTATCAGAAACGCCTCGAAGAACTGGCATCGCGTGACAAACTGACCGGCACGTTTAACCGTCAGGTCTTTGACATGATCTTTGATCAGGCGGTTCAGAACGCAAAACGGCAAAAATCGGTGCTGTCGGTGATGTGTTTTGATGTTGATGGCTTCAAGGAAATCAACGACGGCTATGGCCATCCGGGCGGGGACGCCGCCCTTCGCGAAGTTCTGACCATGGTTCGCCAGAATGTGCAGGACTCAGACGTGATCTGTCGCTGGGGCGGGGATGAATTCGTCATTCTGTTCCCCGGAAAGGATCGCAAGGAAGCCATGACAAAGGCGCGCGAACTTGCCGACTCTGTCCGCAATGCCCCGGTCCGTTTCGGGCGCGATCATATTCCGGTTACCATCAGTGCCGGCATCACCGAATATCGCGATGGCGAAGACCTTGATACCCTGATGGCCCGTGTTGACAACGCGCTGTATACCGCCAAGGCATCCGGCCGCGATCACATCTCCCTGTCCTGA
- a CDS encoding aspartate-semialdehyde dehydrogenase, whose translation MSAENLHVGVIGATGAVGVELINVMFDRKFPVGELTLFASERSAGKTVETKFGTKTVALFSVEEAKQCDIVFLAVSGDFAKEYAPKIAEGALVIDNSSAFRLNDDVPLIVPEINGHLAKTAKLIANPNCTTAIAAVALWPLHQAFGLKKVIVSTYQAASGAGQPGMNELREGLAAGLAGKPVPAEVFSSPLAFNVIPHIDTFQDNGYTREEMKVTWETRKIFGAPDLPVSCTAVRIPTERTHSEAIVVETEKVVTPEAAREVLAKAKGVKLVDDPANNKYPMPLTATEQYDVEVGRIRTNLIFGDHGLELFVAGDQLLKGAALNAVQIAEASIAD comes from the coding sequence ATGAGTGCCGAAAATCTCCATGTCGGTGTCATTGGCGCAACCGGTGCGGTTGGCGTCGAGCTGATCAACGTTATGTTTGATCGCAAGTTCCCTGTGGGTGAACTCACCCTGTTCGCGTCCGAGCGTTCAGCGGGCAAGACCGTGGAGACTAAATTCGGCACTAAGACCGTCGCGCTGTTTTCTGTTGAAGAAGCCAAACAGTGCGACATTGTCTTCCTTGCTGTTTCCGGTGATTTCGCCAAGGAATATGCGCCCAAGATTGCCGAAGGCGCGCTGGTGATTGATAACTCCTCGGCGTTCCGCCTCAATGACGATGTTCCGCTGATCGTGCCGGAAATCAATGGTCACCTTGCCAAAACGGCAAAACTGATCGCGAACCCGAACTGCACCACAGCGATTGCCGCAGTTGCCCTTTGGCCGCTGCATCAGGCCTTTGGCCTAAAGAAAGTGATCGTGTCGACCTATCAGGCCGCATCGGGTGCCGGTCAGCCGGGCATGAACGAACTGCGCGAAGGTCTGGCGGCTGGTCTTGCTGGCAAGCCGGTTCCGGCAGAGGTGTTTTCATCGCCGCTGGCGTTTAACGTGATCCCGCATATCGATACTTTCCAGGACAACGGCTATACCCGTGAAGAAATGAAAGTGACCTGGGAAACGCGCAAAATCTTTGGCGCGCCGGACCTTCCGGTATCGTGCACCGCGGTTCGTATTCCGACCGAGCGTACCCATTCCGAGGCCATTGTGGTTGAAACCGAAAAGGTTGTGACCCCGGAGGCGGCACGTGAAGTGCTTGCAAAGGCCAAGGGTGTGAAGCTTGTCGATGATCCGGCAAACAACAAATACCCGATGCCGCTGACTGCGACCGAACAGTATGACGTCGAAGTTGGCCGCATTCGTACCAACCTGATCTTTGGTGATCATGGTCTGGAACTGTTTGTTGCCGGTGACCAGTTGCTTAAGGGTGCTGCGCTTAACGCTGTTCAGATCGCCGAGGCATCTATCGCCGACTGA
- a CDS encoding DUF3012 domain-containing protein, producing the protein MKLQKTITTKIAGALAVLFLAGAVSACSPEVGSEEWCNDLKEKPKGDWTANEATDFAKHCLM; encoded by the coding sequence ATGAAACTGCAGAAAACGATCACGACCAAAATCGCCGGGGCCCTTGCGGTCCTTTTCCTGGCTGGTGCTGTTTCCGCATGTTCGCCCGAGGTGGGCAGCGAGGAATGGTGTAATGACCTTAAGGAAAAGCCGAAAGGCGACTGGACGGCAAACGAGGCGACGGATTTCGCCAAACATTGCCTGATGTGA
- a CDS encoding TrkH family potassium uptake protein → MVIIIGISMMVPAAVDLAYGNPDWKIFAQASITTIGLGGMACLACRSDIGPRVTARQGYVLTVVSWIAISLTGSLPLWYSSLEISFCDAVFETVSGLTTTGSTILSGLDELPPGLLIWRSIMQWLGGIGIIVTALALLPMMRVGGMQLFQMESSDRSEKLSGRMRDMCLQIVMIYSVLTLVCIVLYRIFGMGWFDAINYGMTTLSTGGYATSDLSFAKFDTSLSLHWIAILFMFFGGLPFTAYAVFLRKRAIKAVIGNQQIRLFCLIIAGFTFLLTVRLVQISDDGIFRSLTMAAFNLVSVITTTGYASGDYLLWGPAAVMLFFFATFIGGCSGSTSGGFKMFRLYVVFTGLRAHFMRLRSPSAVVVSRIDRHEITSDIYNAVTVYVFLLTISYIAVTIALGLTGLDLITSMSAAATALANVGPGLGNIIGPAGNFQSLPDSAKWILDVAMVLGRLEFETLLVLLMPSFWRD, encoded by the coding sequence ATGGTCATTATCATCGGTATATCGATGATGGTGCCTGCTGCTGTTGATCTTGCATATGGCAACCCGGACTGGAAAATTTTTGCCCAGGCCTCGATCACGACCATCGGGCTTGGCGGTATGGCGTGTCTTGCCTGCCGGTCCGATATCGGACCGCGTGTGACAGCACGTCAGGGCTATGTCCTGACGGTGGTGTCATGGATTGCGATTAGCCTGACCGGGTCCTTGCCGCTTTGGTACTCATCACTGGAAATCAGTTTCTGTGATGCGGTGTTTGAAACCGTTTCAGGCCTGACGACGACCGGGTCGACGATCCTGTCGGGGCTGGATGAATTGCCGCCGGGATTGTTGATTTGGCGATCGATCATGCAATGGCTGGGCGGGATCGGGATCATCGTCACCGCCCTTGCCCTGTTGCCAATGATGCGGGTTGGCGGCATGCAGCTTTTTCAGATGGAAAGTTCGGACCGGTCGGAAAAACTCAGTGGGCGCATGCGCGACATGTGCCTGCAGATCGTGATGATTTATTCCGTTCTGACCCTGGTGTGCATTGTGTTGTATCGCATTTTTGGCATGGGATGGTTTGATGCGATCAATTACGGCATGACGACCCTGTCGACCGGGGGCTATGCCACGTCGGACCTTTCATTTGCCAAGTTTGACACCAGCCTGTCGCTGCACTGGATTGCCATCCTGTTCATGTTTTTTGGTGGTTTGCCGTTTACCGCCTATGCGGTCTTTCTGCGCAAGCGTGCGATCAAGGCCGTGATCGGCAATCAGCAAATCAGATTGTTCTGCCTGATCATTGCCGGCTTTACGTTTTTGCTGACCGTGCGGTTGGTGCAGATATCGGATGACGGTATCTTCCGGTCGCTAACCATGGCGGCATTTAACCTTGTGTCGGTAATTACGACCACGGGCTATGCATCGGGTGATTATCTGTTGTGGGGCCCGGCGGCGGTCATGCTGTTTTTCTTTGCGACTTTTATCGGCGGCTGTTCGGGATCGACATCGGGCGGGTTCAAGATGTTTCGCCTGTATGTCGTGTTTACCGGGCTTCGTGCCCATTTCATGCGCCTGCGCAGTCCGTCGGCCGTGGTGGTCAGCCGCATTGATCGACATGAAATCACATCCGACATCTATAACGCGGTTACGGTCTATGTCTTCCTTTTGACCATCAGCTATATCGCGGTGACGATTGCCCTTGGTTTGACGGGGCTTGATCTGATTACCTCGATGAGTGCGGCGGCAACTGCGCTTGCCAATGTCGGGCCGGGGCTTGGCAATATCATCGGACCGGCGGGTAATTTCCAGTCATTGCCGGATTCCGCGAAGTGGATTTTGGATGTTGCCATGGTTCTGGGCCGGCTTGAGTTCGAGACGCTTCTTGTGCTGTTGATGCCGTCCTTCTGGCGCGACTGA
- a CDS encoding thermonuclease family protein: MKRVIRLIVLLAIPALIAIGLHWHSAPVHAADNAPQLADPAGLEARGRDVQVIDGDTIMIAGQVLDIAGMDAPELGQQCLHNGSFWDCGMSSAMQLRKYFAMAPFDVHCWPGDQERAGKAGDFPIVECGIGERDVAAAMISDGEALPIAGYSHRYDRLSRDADNAGIGIHGGDMITPSDWRAGKRLEGETGRCLFIADGKGNYLSTLDPRFADFASDTKICSDEEARDMNLNYLPPSP, translated from the coding sequence GTGAAACGCGTTATCCGCCTGATCGTCCTTCTTGCCATTCCGGCCTTGATTGCCATTGGCCTTCACTGGCACAGCGCACCGGTCCATGCGGCTGACAACGCGCCCCAACTTGCTGATCCGGCCGGACTGGAAGCAAGGGGTCGCGATGTTCAGGTGATTGATGGCGATACCATCATGATTGCCGGTCAGGTGCTTGATATCGCTGGCATGGACGCCCCGGAACTTGGCCAGCAATGCCTGCATAATGGCAGTTTCTGGGACTGCGGCATGTCTTCGGCCATGCAATTGCGCAAATATTTCGCCATGGCACCGTTTGATGTCCATTGCTGGCCCGGTGATCAGGAACGCGCGGGCAAGGCCGGTGATTTCCCCATTGTCGAATGCGGGATCGGTGAACGTGACGTGGCGGCGGCAATGATCAGCGACGGTGAAGCGCTGCCGATTGCGGGCTATTCCCATCGTTATGACCGTCTGTCGCGCGATGCCGACAATGCCGGCATCGGCATCCATGGTGGCGATATGATTACCCCGTCTGACTGGCGGGCGGGCAAACGGCTTGAAGGTGAAACCGGACGCTGCCTGTTCATCGCTGACGGCAAGGGCAATTACCTCAGCACCCTTGATCCGCGCTTTGCCGATTTTGCCTCAGACACCAAAATCTGCAGCGACGAAGAGGCACGTGACATGAACCTGAACTATCTGCCGCCATCACCGTAA
- a CDS encoding ArsI/CadI family heavy metal resistance metalloenzyme: MRLQLALNVKNLDRAIAFYSEMFASPVHKQRPGYANFEIQNPPLKLVLFEHPAATENLNHIGVECLSEQAFETASARLHQSNLVTSDVAETGCCHAKQAKFWATGPDELDWEWYRILDDAPDNQSADRQTSGAGCCGQQPGKELQPDQVCCT; the protein is encoded by the coding sequence ATGCGCCTGCAACTTGCCTTGAATGTGAAAAACCTTGACCGTGCCATCGCGTTTTACAGCGAAATGTTCGCAAGCCCGGTGCACAAACAACGGCCGGGATATGCCAATTTCGAAATTCAAAACCCGCCGCTTAAGCTGGTTTTGTTCGAACACCCGGCGGCAACCGAAAACCTGAACCATATCGGTGTCGAATGTCTGAGCGAGCAGGCGTTTGAAACCGCGTCAGCCCGGCTGCATCAAAGTAATCTTGTCACCAGCGACGTTGCGGAAACCGGATGTTGTCACGCAAAGCAGGCTAAGTTCTGGGCAACAGGACCAGACGAACTTGACTGGGAGTGGTATCGTATCCTTGACGATGCGCCAGATAATCAGTCTGCCGATCGACAAACGTCGGGGGCTGGCTGTTGTGGCCAACAACCGGGCAAGGAACTGCAACCAGATCAGGTGTGCTGCACGTAA
- a CDS encoding sigma factor, producing the protein MKFASTHHTTSDWQALQKGLRSFVYHRLPQDAVDDVVADILETIIRKKSDLRLASNPSAWIYAVARSKVADFYRRQGREHTALQTLNTDPTLLNHDEPHDKPGLHDCVMGFIGRLSETDQTVLEEIDINGTRQTDFATRNAIALPTVKSRVQRARNRLRDRLIACCPANGEDSNGNATTCQGACDSTTSCALGRI; encoded by the coding sequence ATGAAGTTTGCATCGACACATCACACAACTTCAGACTGGCAGGCCTTGCAAAAAGGCCTGCGCAGTTTCGTCTATCACCGTCTTCCCCAGGACGCGGTCGACGATGTTGTTGCCGACATCCTTGAAACGATTATCCGCAAAAAATCAGACCTTCGGTTGGCATCCAATCCGTCCGCTTGGATTTATGCCGTCGCACGCAGCAAGGTGGCGGACTTCTATCGACGACAGGGGCGCGAACATACCGCACTTCAGACCCTCAATACCGATCCGACCCTGTTGAACCATGACGAGCCGCACGACAAACCCGGTTTGCATGACTGCGTGATGGGCTTCATCGGTCGATTGAGCGAAACCGACCAAACCGTTCTAGAAGAAATCGACATTAACGGCACGCGGCAAACCGACTTTGCCACCCGCAATGCCATCGCCCTCCCCACAGTGAAGTCACGCGTCCAACGCGCCCGAAACCGTCTGCGTGATCGGTTGATTGCCTGTTGTCCCGCCAACGGCGAAGACAGCAATGGCAATGCCACAACATGCCAAGGCGCATGCGATAGCACGACGTCATGTGCGCTGGGTCGGATATGA
- a CDS encoding PQQ-dependent sugar dehydrogenase has translation MTQYLRPDFRRQLHTARRWAGRLCLGAVSAAAVTAGNLPAQAQQVSERVARVQSMLTAESGYRLSVFAEVSNARTIAVAPELKGAFVGTRGPNLYFVRDQDGDGFAEDVNLIADDFKLANGIAYKPGTLFVADQHRIVSYDLANFDGESLGRPRILFTNLPDERHHGWRYAALSPDGDRLFVAVGAPCNICKVSGLEGTIISIPVNGGAPDIYASGIRNSVGLTFHPETDELWFTDNGGDMLGDNIPREELNRASQSGQFYGYPWYAGNDTRSPQFSDETVPEEVTFPEFTFNAHNAPLGFTFDGGDALVALHGSWNRTIPDGYEVVRVEFINGKPVTENPFLVGFLRSNGEVIGRPVDVKHYIDGSILISDDHVSAIWRMVPEG, from the coding sequence ATGACCCAATATTTACGCCCGGACTTCCGTCGCCAGTTGCACACCGCACGCCGATGGGCCGGGCGTTTGTGTTTGGGGGCCGTTTCTGCCGCGGCTGTGACCGCGGGAAACCTTCCCGCACAGGCCCAGCAGGTTTCCGAACGGGTGGCGCGCGTTCAATCGATGCTAACGGCTGAAAGTGGATATCGCCTTTCGGTCTTTGCCGAGGTCAGCAACGCCCGGACGATTGCGGTCGCCCCGGAGCTTAAAGGCGCTTTTGTCGGGACGCGCGGGCCGAACCTTTATTTCGTGCGTGACCAGGATGGCGATGGCTTTGCCGAGGACGTCAATCTGATTGCCGATGACTTCAAGCTGGCCAACGGGATTGCCTATAAACCCGGGACCTTGTTTGTCGCCGATCAACACCGCATCGTGTCCTATGATCTTGCCAATTTTGATGGCGAAAGCCTTGGTCGCCCGCGGATCCTGTTTACCAATCTGCCCGATGAGCGCCATCATGGTTGGCGCTATGCCGCGTTGTCACCGGATGGCGACCGCCTGTTTGTTGCGGTCGGGGCACCGTGCAATATCTGCAAGGTCAGTGGCCTTGAAGGGACGATCATTTCCATCCCGGTCAATGGCGGTGCACCGGATATTTATGCCAGTGGCATTCGCAATTCTGTCGGGCTGACCTTCCATCCTGAAACGGACGAGCTTTGGTTTACCGATAATGGCGGCGATATGCTGGGCGATAACATTCCGCGCGAGGAACTTAATCGTGCCAGCCAGTCTGGCCAGTTCTATGGCTATCCCTGGTATGCGGGGAACGACACCAGAAGCCCGCAATTTTCCGATGAAACGGTGCCAGAAGAAGTCACTTTCCCGGAATTTACCTTTAATGCCCATAATGCGCCGCTTGGCTTCACCTTCGATGGTGGGGATGCGCTGGTGGCGCTGCATGGATCCTGGAACCGCACAATTCCGGATGGGTACGAGGTGGTCCGGGTCGAATTCATCAATGGCAAGCCGGTAACAGAAAACCCGTTCCTTGTCGGTTTCCTGCGCAGCAATGGCGAAGTGATCGGGCGCCCGGTTGATGTGAAACACTATATCGACGGATCGATCCTGATTTCCGATGACCATGTCAGTGCGATCTGGCGTATGGTGCCGGAAGGCTAA
- the gpt gene encoding xanthine phosphoribosyltransferase, which translates to MSEAAYNKGFPVSWEQMHRDARALAWRLLEKGPFKGIVAITRGGLVPAAIIARELDIRLIDTVCVRSYSDKTRGDLEWLKDIKGDGTDMLIIDDLVDTGKTAKAVREKLPHAHFATVYAKPLGREIVDSFVTEVSQDTWIYFPWDMELSVNAPISERVR; encoded by the coding sequence GTGAGCGAAGCTGCTTATAACAAAGGTTTCCCGGTTTCCTGGGAACAGATGCATCGCGATGCCCGTGCACTTGCATGGCGACTGTTGGAAAAAGGCCCGTTCAAGGGAATCGTGGCAATCACCCGTGGCGGTCTTGTGCCAGCGGCCATCATTGCCCGCGAACTTGATATTCGCCTGATTGATACGGTGTGCGTACGCAGCTACTCTGACAAGACGCGTGGCGATCTGGAATGGCTGAAAGACATCAAGGGTGACGGTACCGATATGCTGATCATTGATGATCTGGTCGATACCGGCAAAACCGCCAAGGCTGTGCGCGAAAAACTGCCGCATGCGCATTTCGCAACCGTTTACGCCAAGCCGCTTGGCCGTGAAATCGTTGACAGCTTTGTGACCGAAGTCTCCCAGGACACCTGGATTTACTTCCCCTGGGACATGGAACTGTCGGTCAACGCCCCGATCTCTGAACGCGTTCGTTAA